A window of Candidatus Binatia bacterium contains these coding sequences:
- a CDS encoding HAD family hydrolase encodes MTGALPKAVLLDLDDTILDDSGNVSHCWLEACRAHRDELGAVDPSALHAVIEKTRAWFWSDPERHREGRLDLDAARREVVRASLVEIGLESPELAEKIAEHYRAQRHLGLQPLEDAIETVRWFKQSGRRLALLTNGAAAAQRSKVVRFQLAELFDLVLIEGELGYGKPDPRVYRIALDELQAAPHETWMAGDNLEWDVAAPQRLGIYAIWIDRGGAGIPSGSDVRPDRIVRSLSELRHAPGHVDEGAIP; translated from the coding sequence ATCTCGACGACACGATCCTCGACGACAGCGGCAACGTCTCCCACTGCTGGTTGGAGGCCTGCCGCGCCCACCGCGACGAGCTGGGCGCGGTCGATCCCTCCGCGCTCCACGCCGTCATCGAGAAAACGCGCGCGTGGTTCTGGTCCGATCCCGAGCGCCATCGGGAGGGGCGCCTGGACCTGGATGCCGCGCGGCGGGAGGTCGTACGCGCTTCGCTCGTGGAGATCGGGCTCGAGTCGCCGGAGCTGGCCGAGAAGATCGCGGAGCACTATCGCGCCCAGCGGCACCTGGGCCTCCAGCCGCTGGAGGATGCGATCGAGACCGTGCGCTGGTTCAAGCAGAGCGGCCGCAGGCTGGCCCTCCTCACGAACGGCGCCGCGGCTGCCCAGAGGAGCAAGGTGGTGCGCTTTCAGCTGGCCGAGCTCTTCGATTTGGTTCTGATCGAGGGGGAGCTGGGTTACGGCAAGCCCGATCCGCGCGTGTACCGGATCGCGCTGGACGAGCTGCAGGCCGCGCCGCACGAGACCTGGATGGCCGGGGACAATCTCGAATGGGACGTCGCCGCCCCGCAGCGCCTCGGGATCTACGCCATCTGGATCGACCGAGGAGGCGCGGGGATCCCATCGGGCAGCGACGTACGCCCCGATCGCATCGTGCGCAGCCTGTCCGAGCTGCGACATGCCCCGGGGCATGTCGACGAGGGCGCGATCCCTTGA